In the Thiomicrorhabdus sp. genome, one interval contains:
- the hybE gene encoding [NiFe]-hydrogenase assembly chaperone HybE: MRNGIDRHHQLYDAGLGETVLVKFPSGDYEFIVNHEAELGYFYTCSLVSDTHVFENQGGCRLSGGSMFKTGI, translated from the coding sequence ATGAGGAATGGGATTGATCGCCATCATCAGCTATATGATGCCGGGTTAGGGGAAACGGTTCTGGTCAAGTTTCCTTCCGGAGATTATGAATTTATCGTCAATCACGAAGCGGAACTCGGTTACTTTTATACCTGCTCTCTGGTTTCGGACACTCATGTGTTTGAAAATCAGGGAGGTTGCCGTCTCTCTGGCGGATCAAT